A single region of the Actinomycetota bacterium genome encodes:
- a CDS encoding trypsin-like peptidase domain-containing protein, with the protein MLQQEPEDRDREQPTEPPVSPAYRVVTGPLPICEYTGDQESDEPCEEPATEKRWSGVTVVLAASFGAMAGGVLTAAALVWVIGLWPGIQRYAPGPPGDEQTVAPIVIEPGQDIDIAAAVAAKATPSVVNVRIEEVFRDPVTGGTVTRETSNGSGVIIREEGYILTNFHVIEGAYRIIVTVGIDDVEVSRVAGVDPSTDLAVLKIDGGPYPVADIGSSAELRVGQFVVAVGSPFGLEKTVTTGIVSALQRSSVTEGPRDITAYTNLIQTDAAINPGNSGGALLDAEGRLIGINTLIQSPAGAVGAPQSAGIGFAIPVDSAMDVAVQLIETGRAVHPFMGVSTLSIDRATAAEFSVPINRGALVRFVEPDSPADDGGIERGDIIIRIDDRDIRGAEDVFAAIRARQIGDTSQVVVVRGDTEIELEVVLESDAGLIR; encoded by the coding sequence ATGCTTCAACAAGAGCCCGAGGATAGAGACCGCGAGCAGCCTACCGAGCCCCCTGTGAGCCCGGCGTACAGGGTGGTCACGGGCCCGCTTCCCATCTGCGAGTACACGGGCGACCAGGAGTCCGATGAGCCTTGCGAGGAGCCCGCTACTGAGAAGCGCTGGTCAGGTGTCACCGTCGTCCTAGCGGCGTCGTTCGGCGCTATGGCGGGCGGTGTGTTGACCGCTGCGGCATTGGTGTGGGTGATCGGCCTGTGGCCCGGAATCCAGCGATACGCGCCCGGACCCCCCGGGGATGAGCAGACCGTGGCACCCATAGTCATCGAGCCTGGTCAGGATATCGACATCGCCGCTGCTGTCGCCGCCAAGGCGACCCCCAGCGTGGTCAACGTCAGGATCGAAGAGGTCTTCCGTGACCCCGTCACCGGCGGAACCGTCACTCGAGAGACGAGCAACGGCAGCGGAGTGATCATCCGCGAAGAAGGCTACATCCTCACGAACTTCCACGTCATCGAGGGTGCGTACAGGATCATCGTGACCGTCGGCATCGATGACGTCGAGGTGTCCCGCGTGGCAGGAGTCGACCCGTCGACCGACCTTGCAGTCCTCAAGATCGACGGTGGCCCGTACCCCGTAGCTGACATCGGCTCCTCGGCGGAGCTGCGCGTGGGGCAGTTCGTGGTCGCTGTGGGAAGCCCCTTCGGGCTGGAGAAGACCGTCACCACCGGGATCGTCTCGGCTCTGCAGCGTTCGAGCGTCACCGAGGGACCCCGCGACATCACCGCCTACACCAACCTGATCCAGACCGACGCAGCGATCAATCCCGGCAACTCTGGGGGTGCGCTGCTCGATGCCGAAGGTCGCCTGATAGGCATCAACACCCTCATCCAGTCGCCGGCGGGTGCCGTGGGGGCTCCGCAATCGGCGGGTATCGGCTTTGCGATCCCGGTCGATTCGGCGATGGACGTAGCGGTGCAGCTCATCGAGACCGGCCGCGCGGTCCATCCCTTCATGGGGGTCTCCACGCTGAGCATCGATCGGGCCACGGCCGCCGAGTTCAGCGTGCCTATCAATCGCGGTGCGCTGGTGCGTTTTGTGGAGCCTGACTCCCCGGCCGATGACGGCGGCATCGAGCGAGGCGACATCATCATCCGCATCGACGATCGCGACATCAGGGGTGCCGAGGATGTCTTCGCCGCAATCCGCGCGCGGCAGATCGGCGATACATCCCAAGTTGTAGTCGTCCGAGGGGACACCGAGATCGAACTCGAAGTCGTGCTCGAATCGGACGCCGGCCTCATCAGGTGA
- the rlmH gene encoding 23S rRNA (pseudouridine(1915)-N(3))-methyltransferase RlmH produces MRLTVIAVGKLKETWFRDAAAEYLKRLEPYATVSVTEVPDRDVSRDEATALAEEGAAILKAIPPSAHVIALEISGTSRDSVGFARHLEDLALGGRSSVAFVIGGAAGMSRAVLDRADERMSLGPMTIPHQLVRVLLLEQLYRAFKISRNEPYHR; encoded by the coding sequence ATGCGCCTTACGGTCATCGCTGTCGGCAAGCTCAAGGAGACGTGGTTCCGCGATGCCGCCGCCGAGTACCTCAAGCGGCTGGAACCCTACGCAACCGTGAGTGTGACGGAGGTGCCTGACCGCGACGTATCCCGCGACGAGGCAACCGCACTTGCCGAGGAAGGCGCCGCGATCCTCAAGGCGATCCCACCGAGTGCGCATGTCATCGCGCTCGAAATCTCGGGCACCTCGCGTGACAGCGTCGGCTTCGCACGCCACCTGGAGGACCTGGCGCTGGGCGGACGTAGCTCCGTAGCCTTCGTCATCGGCGGGGCAGCCGGGATGTCTCGCGCTGTTCTCGATCGAGCCGACGAACGCATGTCGCTGGGGCCCATGACGATACCGCACCAGCTTGTAAGGGTCCTTCTGCTGGAGCAGCTATATCGCGCCTTCAAGATCAGCCGGAACGAGCCTTATCACCGCTGA
- a CDS encoding PH domain-containing protein, with protein sequence MSLDSQRWFDSKIDWWIAAILVILPLIQLTGAMVALFHGDVEGSIAATVGIAIVLAVYGLLVIPTRYAIEDDHLLVRFGVVRQRIRYDSILEIHPTRNLLSSAALSVDRLAIRTGRGPLHLTLISPLEREEFIMMLTHKADLIWDGQRWLRRGAVAPGSAGKERR encoded by the coding sequence GTGTCCCTAGACAGTCAGCGTTGGTTCGACTCGAAGATCGATTGGTGGATCGCGGCGATATTGGTGATACTGCCGCTGATTCAACTCACGGGAGCGATGGTCGCCCTCTTTCACGGTGATGTGGAGGGATCCATCGCAGCCACGGTCGGCATCGCCATCGTACTGGCGGTCTACGGGCTGCTCGTCATTCCGACACGCTACGCTATCGAAGATGACCATTTGCTCGTCAGGTTCGGGGTCGTTCGTCAGCGGATTCGGTACGATTCGATTTTGGAGATCCACCCGACCCGCAACCTGCTTTCATCGGCGGCGCTTTCGGTGGATCGACTCGCGATCAGAACCGGACGGGGCCCGCTGCATCTCACCCTGATATCACCTTTGGAGCGCGAGGAGTTCATCATGATGCTGACGCACAAGGCTGACCTCATCTGGGATGGGCAGCGATGGCTTCGGCGGGGAGCCGTGGCGCCGGGCTCAGCCGGAAAGGAGCGCAGATGA
- a CDS encoding DUF2200 domain-containing protein gives MTGHRIFAMEFRKVYPLYVQKAEKKNRTKDEVDRIICWLTGYDEAGLRRQIERGVDFEAFFAQAPAMNPNSALIMGVVCGVRVEEIEDPLMQQIRYLDKLIDELAKGKALEKILRGSITSP, from the coding sequence ATGACCGGGCATCGGATCTTCGCGATGGAGTTTCGCAAGGTCTATCCGCTTTATGTTCAGAAGGCGGAGAAGAAGAACCGCACGAAAGACGAGGTCGATCGGATCATCTGCTGGCTGACCGGGTACGACGAAGCCGGCTTGCGGCGGCAGATCGAGCGGGGCGTCGATTTTGAGGCCTTCTTCGCACAGGCTCCGGCCATGAATCCGAACAGTGCGCTGATCATGGGTGTCGTGTGCGGCGTCAGGGTCGAGGAGATAGAGGATCCACTGATGCAGCAGATTCGATACCTGGACAAGCTGATCGACGAGCTAGCCAAGGGCAAAGCGCTCGAGAAGATCTTGCGCGGGTCGATCACTTCTCCGTGA
- a CDS encoding HNH endonuclease translates to MRHAAFGWLADQVAIHGDVLPRHLIERGLTLRGVRVPLVGPQGIFKPKVMTSPISITTAPSGPYDDLLGDDGLLRYRYRGTDPAHYQNRSLRYVMEQRLPLVYFHGVAKGRYMATWPVYVIADDPARLTVTVDVEAAESAHLFGSAWSELAAAEADPVLRRYAAAQVRVRMHQRSFRERVLEAYRRKCAFCSLRHEELLDAAHIIPDADLLGEPVVANGLSLCTLHHSAFDRQVIGLRPDYVIEVRPDVLAEKDGPTLTHAIQALHHQPIVLPHSLAQRPSPERLQVRYSQFLEAS, encoded by the coding sequence GTGCGGCATGCAGCCTTCGGCTGGTTAGCGGATCAGGTCGCCATCCATGGTGACGTGCTGCCACGCCACCTCATCGAGCGGGGCCTCACCCTCCGAGGAGTTCGCGTCCCACTCGTGGGCCCGCAGGGGATATTCAAGCCCAAAGTCATGACTTCACCAATATCCATTACGACTGCACCCTCAGGTCCCTACGATGACCTGCTCGGCGACGACGGTCTGCTTCGATACCGATACCGTGGCACTGATCCCGCCCACTATCAGAACCGCAGTCTGCGGTATGTGATGGAACAACGACTGCCGCTCGTCTACTTCCATGGTGTCGCGAAAGGTCGGTACATGGCGACGTGGCCCGTTTATGTGATCGCGGATGATCCTGCGCGACTGACGGTTACCGTGGACGTCGAAGCCGCAGAATCTGCTCACCTGTTCGGTTCCGCCTGGTCAGAACTTGCCGCAGCGGAGGCCGATCCGGTCTTGAGGCGCTACGCAGCCGCTCAAGTGCGAGTTCGGATGCACCAGCGCTCGTTTAGGGAACGAGTGCTGGAGGCATATCGGCGTAAATGTGCCTTCTGTAGCCTTCGTCATGAAGAGCTGCTCGACGCCGCTCACATCATCCCGGATGCCGATCTTCTCGGTGAACCAGTTGTCGCGAACGGACTGTCGTTGTGCACTCTGCATCACAGCGCATTCGATCGGCAGGTCATCGGGTTGCGTCCCGATTACGTTATCGAGGTGCGCCCTGACGTGCTCGCCGAGAAGGACGGGCCCACGTTGACTCATGCTATCCAGGCACTGCATCATCAGCCGATCGTGCTGCCGCACTCGCTTGCCCAGCGTCCCAGTCCGGAGCGGTTGCAGGTGCGATACTCGCAGTTCCTAGAGGCTTCGTGA
- a CDS encoding metallophosphoesterase → MVTRRQFIVGSAALVAAAGVGAYASFVEPHWLEVIRRRMPVRNLPGELEGATLAHLADTHIGPVSDAFLGDAFATLSAVEPDIVVITGDLTATYHPGVVDEVKRVSTNLPRGRLATLAVLGNHDYGPEWTDAEHAELVTGAFEGVGIRVLSNELISVAGLQIAGMDDLWSGRFDPGQALAELDPDRAMMALTHNPDSADRAGWDGFEGWILAGHTHGGQVSLPFFGPPFIPVENERYTCGEFELSGNRRMYINRGVGYSSMRLRFGVRPELTLFELHSA, encoded by the coding sequence ATGGTAACGCGTCGGCAGTTCATAGTCGGATCGGCAGCCCTCGTGGCCGCCGCGGGAGTCGGTGCCTACGCGTCGTTCGTCGAGCCCCACTGGCTCGAGGTGATCCGGCGTCGGATGCCCGTGCGCAATCTCCCCGGCGAACTCGAGGGGGCCACACTGGCTCACCTTGCCGACACCCATATCGGCCCTGTCTCCGACGCCTTTCTGGGGGACGCTTTTGCGACCCTCTCGGCGGTGGAGCCCGACATTGTTGTGATCACCGGTGACCTGACCGCGACATATCATCCGGGTGTGGTCGATGAGGTGAAGCGCGTTTCCACCAACCTGCCGCGCGGCAGACTGGCTACGCTCGCGGTCCTCGGCAATCACGATTACGGGCCCGAGTGGACCGATGCGGAGCATGCGGAGCTGGTCACAGGCGCATTCGAGGGGGTCGGCATACGCGTGCTCTCCAATGAGCTCATTTCCGTTGCCGGGCTGCAGATCGCCGGGATGGACGACCTGTGGTCGGGGCGGTTCGATCCGGGGCAGGCACTCGCCGAACTCGATCCCGACCGGGCGATGATGGCGCTCACGCACAATCCGGACAGCGCCGACCGCGCAGGCTGGGATGGCTTCGAAGGATGGATACTTGCTGGTCACACTCACGGAGGCCAGGTGAGCCTGCCGTTCTTTGGCCCGCCGTTCATACCGGTCGAGAACGAGCGCTACACGTGTGGCGAGTTCGAGTTATCGGGCAACCGTCGGATGTACATCAACCGAGGAGTCGGGTACTCGTCGATGCGCCTCCGCTTCGGGGTTCGACCCGAACTGACCTTGTTCGAGTTACACTCCGCATAG
- a CDS encoding ion transporter has product MQEGAMRTRTSMRRRTFELLEVARPGDRQSHITDIFIVTLIITNAAAVVFGTVDSIYAAIGPGLLVFEWFSVAVFSIEYLLRLWSVVEEAPDIPPTRARLRYAFSWLGILDLLAVVPAYLPLVFAVDLRILKLFRLFRLVRLLKIGRYSGAVGTFAVVLRSRREELAIAVGTMMVLLLISSTVMYFVEHNAQPDEFANIPDAMWWAAAALTSVGYGDVYPITVVGRIFGALPAILGIGLFALPAGILAAGFAEVFTANRVRSSTCPTCGRSHEDDTSTSDGTQG; this is encoded by the coding sequence TTGCAGGAAGGCGCAATGCGTACCCGGACAAGCATGCGGCGACGCACATTCGAGCTGCTAGAAGTGGCGCGCCCGGGAGACCGTCAAAGCCACATCACAGACATCTTCATCGTGACGCTGATCATCACCAACGCTGCGGCGGTTGTGTTCGGGACTGTGGATTCAATCTACGCTGCCATCGGCCCGGGCTTACTTGTCTTCGAGTGGTTCTCGGTTGCGGTTTTCTCGATCGAGTACCTCTTGCGCCTTTGGTCTGTTGTCGAGGAAGCGCCGGACATTCCACCCACCCGGGCCAGACTTCGCTATGCCTTCTCCTGGCTGGGAATCTTGGACCTGCTCGCAGTAGTGCCTGCTTACCTGCCCCTGGTTTTCGCGGTCGACCTGCGGATCCTCAAGCTGTTCCGTCTCTTCAGGCTCGTCCGCCTGCTCAAGATCGGGCGGTACTCGGGTGCGGTGGGGACGTTCGCTGTCGTGTTGCGCAGCAGGCGCGAAGAGCTGGCCATCGCCGTCGGTACGATGATGGTCCTGCTTCTCATCTCATCGACAGTGATGTATTTCGTGGAGCACAACGCCCAGCCGGATGAGTTCGCCAACATTCCCGACGCCATGTGGTGGGCCGCCGCCGCGCTGACGTCCGTCGGCTACGGTGATGTCTATCCCATAACGGTCGTCGGCCGGATATTCGGGGCCCTTCCGGCGATACTGGGCATCGGACTCTTCGCGCTACCGGCCGGTATTCTTGCAGCCGGATTCGCCGAGGTCTTCACAGCGAATCGAGTGCGGAGCTCGACGTGCCCGACTTGTGGCCGAAGTCACGAGGACGATACGTCCACATCAGATGGGACTCAAGGATGA
- a CDS encoding aquaporin yields the protein MNTPLSTRLAAEAIGTFFLVFVGTSAIVVSADGAVTHVGVAMTFGLIVFAMIAALGDVSGAHLNPAVTVGFFLARRFSGREVAPYIASQCVGAVLASLCVAFLFPAAETLGATLPTGPIHQSLLLEVLITALLMFVILSVSTGAAEKGITAGLAIGGTVALCALFAGPVSGASMNPARSLGPALVSGQMEFIWLYLTAPVLGAALAVALCRCMRRDSCCAPQVSSDEEPRTDCRA from the coding sequence ATGAACACTCCGCTTAGCACCAGACTCGCCGCCGAGGCGATCGGGACTTTCTTCCTGGTGTTCGTCGGCACCAGCGCAATCGTGGTGAGTGCCGACGGCGCTGTCACTCACGTCGGTGTGGCGATGACCTTCGGGCTCATCGTGTTCGCGATGATAGCCGCTCTCGGCGATGTGTCCGGAGCACATCTCAATCCGGCTGTGACGGTCGGCTTCTTCCTCGCTCGGCGGTTTTCCGGCAGGGAAGTCGCACCTTACATCGCAAGCCAGTGCGTCGGGGCAGTGCTGGCGAGCCTTTGCGTGGCCTTCCTGTTTCCGGCCGCCGAGACCCTAGGTGCGACGCTTCCAACGGGCCCGATCCACCAGTCGCTGTTGCTCGAGGTGCTCATCACGGCGCTCCTGATGTTCGTCATCCTGAGCGTTTCCACGGGCGCCGCCGAGAAGGGGATCACCGCGGGGCTTGCGATAGGCGGCACCGTCGCGCTGTGTGCGCTGTTCGCTGGGCCGGTCTCGGGCGCCTCCATGAATCCGGCACGCTCCCTAGGGCCTGCCCTGGTCTCAGGGCAGATGGAATTCATCTGGCTATACCTCACGGCGCCCGTTCTCGGCGCTGCGTTAGCTGTTGCTTTATGCCGGTGCATGCGCAGAGATTCCTGTTGCGCGCCCCAAGTCTCATCGGATGAGGAGCCCCGCACCGATTGCCGAGCCTGA